The window taTTGTCCTTCCATTTGTTGTTTCAATCTCGTATTCTCGTCGAGTTACCTGATATGACATAGGAATTTACAGAAAGTTATGAGTCTACTGAATTGATATCAAAGACAAGAAACTAAAGATTGGCTGGCTCTTCCTTGCTTTTACTCTGTGAATGTGGTTTTCTCTTTCCAGTTTCCAGTACGAAACATATTCAGCCTTTACAGTTTACACACTCAAATTTTATAAACACTAAGCCACAAAAAAGATGACAAATAAATAGTCACACTTCTGCGttcagaaaaaattaattaaatacacAACTAAAAAACCTTTTTACTATGTTTGGGAATACTCCTCATGCTTCCTGTATTCTCATTCTTCGTTCTCTTCAGTATGTTTGAAACCGGAGTTTGTGTTTCCCTCAAGTAAGGTGAATCCTGCCACAAAGATTATACCACCGGACATTTTACAGTCAAAATTTGAAGATAAGTTGACAAACTATCAGTTGACTATATAAGAGCAAACACACAGACCTCCTCCTGTTCTTCTTCTCTGACAACAACGCGCTGTCCACTTTTGCCACTATGAGAATTTCTTATCTTGCTCGCCGGAATGGAATAATTCTGTCATGTTATGATCTCACCAAGTGATTACATTTTTTAGGAAATAATGTGCATTTATATAAAAAGCCATCGCAGTAATCACTTTAAGAGCTCATAATAAGACAGAAATATACGAGTACTTTAATGGGTTCACTTTCACACTCAGTTGCCATAACAAAACAATAATTGCGACTCCAATAATCAACCATGCTCATTCTGTACAGAAGAAGTGCACAATATATCCAAGTACAACTCTGTTAGGACCTTAATGATGAAACTGATACAGAGAGTCGCCTATGGGGTTTGAAAATATTAACTACAGTATGAAACTGAGAAAAAATATAGATGGGTGATGGGTTCATACGTACACTGTACTATACTTATGATCGAAAATCCTCTTATTTAACAAGGAGCATTTGCAGAGGCTTAACGAAACAATACATAAGTGATGCAGGAAACTAGTTGGAGGAGGATACTGAACAAATAGCTGGGCCGTGAACTGTTGCCTATGGTTTTACcatcataatttattaatcaaaGACCGACACTACCTATGTTTCACTATGAGGATGGAGATGAAACAAGATACGCATGAATATGATTCTACTGTAAACAAAATTTGATTTGATTGCGTCATTGGGATATATGGATATAAACTGGGACAAGGAATTCTTCACGGCAACAGTAAAGTCACATGTTCCTATTCAATTACTTACGCAAGTTGAGTCATATAATTTTGGGTGTATACAATAACTAAGAGAAATGTAATTATGCCGTTGCTTATGAGGTTGTAAAACGTAAAAATTATGTTGCAATCAATCAAGTCACTTGTTTTTAAGAGTAATTAGCAAGAGAATACATTCAAACAAATAAGGCTTCTTTTATGCGTGAAAAACCTGACATGCACACAACATACTCATGCTCACAACTCATATGCAAAGAGGAAAGCAGGGAATAACTGTCTATTAATTTATCAGTTATCTACAGATATGAAGCAAACCTTTTTAGATTCTACTTCTTGATCCTCCTGAGGGTGGTCGCTCATTACTTTCCACTGTAACTGTAATAAAGCCCTCTGCCTCTCTTCCTGTCATAGTTACAAATCATGTTAATAGTGTTCAATACATTAACTTATAAAGAGCCAGAATGACAAAGTACTTTGGTTCTCTGGACATCTAATTCTTCCTGGAGTTGCCTACACTCGTCTTTATGCTGATCCCTCAAAGCTCTTAATTGGGCATCATGTTCTTTTCTCATTGACATTGTCTTCTGAATATATCAAGGAATCATTAGTTATTCTATGTACAAAATTTCACAAGCTGACAACCCTGTTATTAATTTACTGAGTCCCTTACCTCCCTTAATTCATTTTCAGCTTGAATATTAGCATATTTTAGCTGTTCGCTGTGCTTGTATATGAGGTTCGTTTCCTTTTCATCATGCTCCTGTTGGATTCGAGAAATCTACAAGATAGGCATACCAAAAAATTATAAGGATTTCATTTAAATAGCACTAgaaatagaaatatcagtaaaATACATTTAACTTAGAAACTTAGTACAACATTCAAGCAACATGTGAACAACTAAGCCGATATACCAGGACTAGATACCACCAATAATAATGGCCTAGGTAATTTACAAGTGATCGAACATAGGAGGGCATCATCTATTGCTGTACAAAGAGTCATAACATTGTTTTTGGGCTCTGTCAAAATGGTATAGTACACACCCATAAATAAAATTTCGTTTCATGTATGAGTTCTTTGGTGTAAAGATGTACAAATAATACAGAACTAAATAGATTAACAAAgtaaaagaagaagaataacAAGAGAGGCAGTATTTAACCATTGATACATATGAGATATTATAAGCATAAAATTACTTCACTCAACACAAGTAACACTTCATCAACCATAAAATTTTCTGAAGCATCCCTCTTTAATACAGAGTTGCATACCAAACCAGCTTGTTCTTCTTGTATTCGCTTTGAGTATTGCTCTGATACCTCCTTGCATTCTGCAAGCTTCTGGTCACATTGTGCTTGCATTTCTTCAATAGCTTTACTTGCCTGGGGGTGCATTTGGTTAGTCAAATTTCACAGAGCCAGATAACAACATAGGGTTAAAGACAGAccttttctttttcaattttgataCTCTCGAGCTTCTCCACCTCATACTTTCTCCGAATGTCATTAATTGCCTAATCGAACTCCACTGGATATTGTCAGTATAACAAAGAAGAAAAACCCTTAGGCATTTAAATAAAGATAGAGGGCTGGACCTGATCATTTTTTTGAGAAATCTCCTTTAAGTGCCTTGATAATTCTAATTGTTTACTTTCTAACATCTGTTCATGCTGCTTCTTGGCTTCTGCAAGGTTACTTTCAGCCCTAACCAGCAACTCTTGAATCTGAAAACAAATAGTATATTAAAAGTGCATTCAAAATATTTCATGAAAATGCAAGAATTAGGAAAGTAAAGTAGTTTGAAGGACCTTGGCATTTTCATCTTCtagctctttttctttttccttgtacTTCTGAATAAGTCCATCTCTCTCTTCCGATATAACCTCAAACTGATTTACCTTTTTCTCCTGTGACTCTAAACTCTGTTCATGCTTCTCTATCTCCTTTTTGAGGATGTctatatcttcttcttttttcagtATCTCTGCTTGCAGTTTTTCACAATTATCTTTATATTCAAATTCTAGTTCTGATATCTTCAACAATGACTCTTGCTGCGAATCAAGTAATAAGAGGTTAAGCACAGAAGCATAACCTACAATATAGATGAGTTATTTGAATTCACCATTCTTTTCTCAGATAATTGAGCATTTTCGGCTGTGCTGTTAAGTTTCTCCTCCAATTCAGCAATTAACGACTCCATGTCATTCTTCCTAGAAAGAAGACCTTCAGCTTTGGTTTCTAGAGCTAGAAATCTCTCTTCCACTAAGCGGCACTCTTCTGCATGTTGTACCATTGTGAATTCTCGCTCTTTCTCGAAATCAATGACCTTATTTCTCAAGTCTTGATTGACCAAATACAATACATCTTTCTCTGATGTAGCATGTACAAAGCGATCATGAAGCTGatcatatttattttgagaGCTCTGGATGCGAAGGTCCCTTCCCTCCTGTGCCAACTTAAAGCAAATATTGAATGAAGTGCTGAGCTGCTTGAAGTTATCTGAAATGGTCAGGCTCTGGTTATCTAAATCAGTCAAGCTCACAGACAGTATATTGACAAGATTTTCAAGGTTCTTAATCTCCCCCAGTGCCCTGTCCaatttataggcaaacctttGGTTGCATGATAGAAGATCAATCTTCTCCTTTTCCAATTTCTCCTTAGAACAACTCAAATTGTTCAAGTCATCTTCCTTTAATTTGAACTCGAGTTGCAGACTTTCGAAGTTATGATTCAAGTTCACCAAGTCAGATCCTTTATTAACTATAGTTTCTTCAAGCCTTTTAATCTGAACACCTGCATATACAATGTGAAATAAGTGTTTAAAATCATATGAACCTTTACTACAGAACATATTTATCAATGAGTACAGCAACATAAAAGTGCAAGTTGGTGGCCACAGTTGACCGTAAAAATTCTTAAATTGGTTACAAGTAGATAATAGCAAGTAGAAACACACTCTATTATCTGCAAAGTTGATCAAGATGTTTCTAACTTAATAACTGATATTACTTCTTGCAAGCCGCGGAGAATATTGATGCTGATGTTTAGTAATGAGTCAATGACTTttctattataaatttaagGTAATTTGATGAAAGAGCATAGTAAGCAGTAATGGTTTTgcccattcaattctatcttaTGCATTTGATGGATGTGCTTGAAAAACCGATCTCTATAAGATCATCATTGGTCCATGTTCTCTATTGGAAAATTACCTTTATCAAGTTGATAAACATtttaaacatattataaatcCCATACTAAAAGAAATGCTTGTCGAGCATAAACAATTTCCTATTTCACACCCTGGTTGTGAAATAATATGACAGTCTTATAGGTTATAATCAAATGAGCAAAGTGCTCACGAAGTATGATGTGT of the Daucus carota subsp. sativus chromosome 4, DH1 v3.0, whole genome shotgun sequence genome contains:
- the LOC108192297 gene encoding synaptonemal complex protein 1; its protein translation is MNKLAGLPGLKSLDKFRAYSGAGVAKTFSNCPRPSDSISLGSFANLKLTAEKLVKEQASAKTDLDLANCKLKKLSEHISVLEAKLQNAFNENAKLKVKQKEDEKLWRGLESKFSSTKALCDQLSETLQHLAAQVQEAEKDKVYFENKLAASDADLDRLNDQMKSLSLKLEFSNDTIRNREKELQELSIQREEREKSFVDEQSRFCSLIEERGVQIKRLEETIVNKGSDLVNLNHNFESLQLEFKLKEDDLNNLSCSKEKLEKEKIDLLSCNQRFAYKLDRALGEIKNLENLVNILSVSLTDLDNQSLTISDNFKQLSTSFNICFKLAQEGRDLRIQSSQNKYDQLHDRFVHATSEKDVLYLVNQDLRNKVIDFEKEREFTMVQHAEECRLVEERFLALETKAEGLLSRKNDMESLIAELEEKLNSTAENAQLSEKRMQESLLKISELEFEYKDNCEKLQAEILKKEEDIDILKKEIEKHEQSLESQEKKVNQFEVISEERDGLIQKYKEKEKELEDENAKIQELLVRAESNLAEAKKQHEQMLESKQLELSRHLKEISQKNDQAINDIRRKYEVEKLESIKIEKEKASKAIEEMQAQCDQKLAECKEVSEQYSKRIQEEQAGLISRIQQEHDEKETNLIYKHSEQLKYANIQAENELREKTMSMRKEHDAQLRALRDQHKDECRQLQEELDVQRTKEERQRALLQLQWKVMSDHPQEDQEVESKKNYSIPASKIRNSHSGKSGQRVVVREEEQEEDSPYLRETQTPVSNILKRTKNENTGSMRSIPKHSKKVTRREYEIETTNGRTITKRRRTKSTVMFEDPEKNRSRSTRTTKANTPRNVVKGIKGGGLQKPSNIGDLFSEGSLNPYADDPYAFD